Proteins from a genomic interval of Phlebotomus papatasi isolate M1 chromosome 3, Ppap_2.1, whole genome shotgun sequence:
- the LOC129807342 gene encoding uncharacterized protein LOC129807342 has protein sequence MMIYRLVVPIAVALLGHFVTNGDEGISTTTHRSVLDHVCYREENITELEERRVTQPVRIRSHVWCLEFPPRCAHYRTEMKEIIKWQNVTKTRLVEHCCDGFEEVTEANEIICKPICPEGCRRGFCHQPNMCVCNPGCQNGGLCDSKKGVCRCPNGWLGDSCEIPQVDTTTPKINPTTPLKLIPVTEIFPRNTSASIEELNTTLVNLEDNIEKLKQQLNTTTTTQSDISILELHTPLPELVITHQNVVPTGDHLVEVGSGSEIVVLSNWDINGTLVRNTSDPASENGSDSSTIVLLATSVFLSVILLLLFVVLLYWKRKLDGHTGRRSSTDSNVSIQAKDELDGKIVNKPLPEIPFVDIKSKNSPHRKSVQFVESPILHYEDSRTELPKDAALTYSYPSSASQSSTNSTREHLYDEIKYPVFTSDVVHV, from the exons CATTACAGAACTTGAGGAACGGAGAGTGACGCAGCCGGTGCGAATCCGATCACACGTCTGGTGCCTGGAATTCCCACCGAGATGTGCGCACTACCGAACAGAGATGAAGGAGATCATCAAGTGGCAG aatgtcACGAAAACGCGGCTCGTGGAGCATTGCTGCGATGGCTTCGAAGAAGTCACCGAGGCCAATGAGATTATCTGCAAGCCCATCTGTCCGGAGGGTTGCCGGAGGGGCTTTTGCCATCAACCCAACATGTGTGTCTGCAATCCTGGATGCCAGAATGGGGGCCTTTGTGACAGCAAGAAAGGGGTGTGTCGATGTCCAAATGGATGGTTAGGAGATAG TTGCGAAATTCCTCAAGTGGACACCACAACTCCTAAAATAAACCCAACAACTCCCCTGAAGCTCATCCCAGTCACAGAAATCTTCCCAAGGAACACTTCAGCATCAATTGAGGAACTCAATACGACGCTGGTGAATCTTGAGGATAACATTGAGAAGCTGAAACAGCAGCTGAACACAACAACAACAACCCAGAGTGACATATCCATCCTGGAACTTCATACACCTCTTCCTGAATTGGTCATCACTCATCAGAATGTTGTCCCAACAGGAGATCACTTGGTAGAGGTGGGAAGTGGGTCGGAAATAGTCGTCCTAAGCAATTGGGATATCAATGGAACACTCGTGAGAAATACAAGTGATCCTGCGAGTGAAAATGGAAGCGACAGCAGCACAATTGTTCTCCTGGCCACGAGTGTCTTCCTCTCTGTCATTCTCTTGCTTCTGTTTGTGGTTTTACTGTATTGGAAGAGGAAACTGGATGGACATACAGGAAGGAGGTCCAGTACAGACAGCAATGTCAGCATTCAGGCAAAGGACGAATTGGATGGCAAGATTGTGAACAAACCCCTCCCAGAAATCCCTTTTGTGGACATAAAGAGCAAAAATTCACCCCATCGGAAGAGTGTTCAATTTGTAGAGAGCCCCATTCTTCACTACGAGGACTCCCGAACTGAACTACCCAAAGATGCTGCTCTGACCTACAGTTACCCTTCTTCAGCATCACAATCTTCAACTAATTCAACAAGGGAGCATCTTTACGATGAGATTAAGTATCCAGTCTTCACAAGCGACGTTGTTCAtgtttaa